In one window of Eleutherodactylus coqui strain aEleCoq1 chromosome 10, aEleCoq1.hap1, whole genome shotgun sequence DNA:
- the SLC1A5 gene encoding neutral amino acid transporter B(0), which translates to MKECNGDADPPVPPGLHRPPETRSCCARTSRLLRGNALVLLTVAGVLLGAALGMAVRPLQLDAAQVSRFSFPGELLLRLLKMIILPLVVCSLVSGAASLQPAALGKLGGWAMLFFLVTTLLASGLGVCLALLIRPGEGAQGQSGAGDGVPEGKEVVDSFLDLIRNIFPSNLVSAAFQSYTTFYKEVTISPQDEGNVSALNGTVLGMEVNVSDVLVNRTVLKVPYGQEVEGMNILGLVVFAIVFGVALRKLGEEGEILIKFFNSFNEATMVLVTWIMWYAPLGIMFLVAGKIVEMEDVVLLFTSLGKYICCCLVGHAIHGLIVLPLIYFAFTRKNPYRFLWGIVSALATAFGTSSSSATLPLMMKCVEEKNGVSKQISRFILPIGATVNMDGAALFQCVAAVFIAQLNNHPLNFIQIITILVTATASSVGAAGIPAGGVLTLAIILEAVGLPTNDISLILAVDWLVDRTCTILNVEGDAFGAGLLQVYSDRTAQASGEDVDLKSVRVMTEDQPEGDPLLKRDACVVVDSPSEKESAM; encoded by the exons ATGAAGGAATGTAACGGAGACGCCGATCCCCCGGTGCCCCCTGGCCTGCACCGACCCCCTGAGACTCGGTCCTGCTGCGCCCGCACCAGCCGCCTCCTCCGCGGGAACGCTCTGGTGCTGCTGACGGTGGCGGGAGTCCTGCTGGGCGCGGCGCTGGGGATGGCGGTGCGGCCGCTGCAGCTGGATGCGGCGCAGGTGTCCCGCTTCTCGTTCCCCGGGGAGCTGCTGCTACGGCTGCTGAAGATGATCATCCTGCCGTTGGTGGTGTGCAGCCTGGTGTCCGGCGCCGCATCCCTGCAGCCCGCCGCCCTGGGTAAACTCGGCGGCTGGGCCATGCTCTTCTTCCTGGTCACCACGCTGCTCGCGTCCGGCCTCGGGGTCTGCCTGGCACTGCTCATCCGGCCCGGGGAGGGTGCCCAGGGGCAGAGCGGCGCGGGAGACGGCGTGCCGGAGGGCAAGGAGGTGGTGGACTCCTTCCTGGACCTCATCCG aAACATTTTTCCTTCCAACTTGGTGTCGGCCGCCTTCCAGTCG TACACCACGTTCTATAAGGAGGTCACCATTAGCCCCCAAGACGAAGGCAATGTGTCTGCACTCAATGGTACTGTGCTCGGCATGGAGGTCAACGTGTCCGACGTCCTCGTGAACAGGACCGTGCTTAAG GTGCCATATGGTCAGGAGGTAGAAGGCATGAACATCCTGGGCCTGGTGGTCTTCGCCATCGTCTTTGGGGTGGCGTTGCGCAAGTTGGGGGAAGAGGGAGAAATTCTTATCAAGTTCTTCAACTCCTTCAACGAAGCCACCATGGTGCTGGTGACCTGGATCATGTG GTATGCGCCGCTTGGTATCATGTTCCTGGTGGCTGGCAAGATTGTGGAAATGGAGGACGTAGTGCTGCTCTTCACCAGCCTGGGCAAGTACATCTGCTGCTGCCTCGTCGGGCACGCCATCCACGGCCTCATCGTACTGCCGCTCATCTACTTCGCCTTCACGCGGAAGAACCCCTATCGCTTTCTGTGGGGCATAGTCAGTGCTCTGGCCACAGCGTTTGGGACATCATCTAG CTCAGCCACCCTCCCACTGATGATGAAATGcgtggaggaaaaaaatggcGTTTCCAAACAGATTAGTAGATTTATCCTTCCGATCGGCGCCACAGTTAACATGGATGGAGCGGCGTTGTTCCAGTGCGTGGCGGCTGTCTTCATTGCACAACTCAACAACCACCCCCTGAACTTCATCCAGATTATCACCATCCT gGTCACTGCCACGGCGTCCAGTGTTGGGGCTGCAGGTATCCCAGCAGGCGGCGTGCTGACACTCGCAATCATTCTGGAGGCGGTGGGGCTTCCCACCAATGACATCTCCCTCATCTTGGCTGTGGACTGGCTGGT TGACCGTACCTGTACAATCCTGAACGTAGAAGGGGACGCATTTGGCGCCGGCCTGCTCCAGGTGTACAGTGACCGGACCGCGCAGGCCAGCGGTGAAGACGTGGATCTAAAATCAGTACGAGTGATGACAGAAGATCAGCCGGAGGGTGACCCCCTCTTGAAAAGGGATGCCTGTGTAGTAGTGGACAGCCCCTCGGAGAAGGAGTCAGCCATGTGA